One Robbsia sp. KACC 23696 DNA segment encodes these proteins:
- a CDS encoding phospholipase D-like domain-containing protein, whose translation MPQPSSRSPIDSPGAERRTPPRAEADAASVQGMPAPLSALPLQQHRDGPSRDDEHGPERNARRLRGAWRTWRATRLKFLDCPGATLMSGGTMLFPAMVEAIDAAHDTIRLETYIFCHDEAGQAISAALVRAAQRGVAVQVITDGVGTAALPLIAEWPAQGIVHRIFNPHWFGALGLARDHRKLCVVDQRVAFVGGINIVDDWMNEGRKLDAPRWDFAVALRGPVVRDVTLAFDIQWNRVDPARQQGGLWQRLRAARVSQRDRRQLRRVLKRERALVSASAQVSSPPAGARDDDKRRDAPLRKSQVAFVARDNLLNRRAIERAYLQAIRQARHRVLLATPYFTPGRRLRRALIQAAQRGLDVRLLIGRKEFALLDWAVPSLYGAFLKAGVRIAEYDQAMLHGKVAVVDDAWATVGSSNLDALSLFLNHEANVVLLHDPLAVRLREAIEKAFDASRRIDPARYAARGWMTRALNGAAYLVYRFMMRLLTAGRFD comes from the coding sequence ATGCCGCAGCCATCCTCGCGCTCCCCGATCGACTCGCCGGGCGCTGAGCGGCGCACCCCGCCCCGCGCCGAGGCCGATGCAGCGTCGGTGCAAGGCATGCCGGCACCGCTGTCGGCGCTCCCCCTGCAGCAGCATCGAGACGGGCCGTCGCGGGACGACGAACACGGTCCGGAGCGCAACGCGCGTCGCTTGCGCGGCGCCTGGCGTACTTGGCGTGCGACGCGGCTGAAATTCCTCGATTGTCCCGGCGCGACCTTGATGTCGGGGGGGACGATGCTGTTCCCGGCGATGGTCGAGGCTATCGACGCCGCGCACGATACGATTCGGCTGGAAACCTATATTTTCTGTCATGACGAGGCCGGGCAAGCGATCTCGGCCGCATTGGTGCGCGCCGCGCAACGCGGTGTGGCAGTGCAGGTGATCACCGACGGCGTCGGCACCGCCGCCTTGCCATTGATTGCCGAATGGCCCGCGCAGGGAATCGTGCATCGGATTTTCAATCCGCACTGGTTCGGCGCGCTGGGGCTGGCGCGCGACCACCGCAAGCTCTGCGTCGTGGATCAACGCGTGGCGTTTGTCGGCGGCATCAATATCGTCGACGATTGGATGAACGAGGGGCGCAAGCTCGACGCGCCGCGCTGGGATTTCGCCGTCGCGTTGCGCGGGCCCGTGGTTCGCGACGTGACGCTGGCCTTCGATATCCAGTGGAATCGCGTCGATCCGGCGCGGCAGCAAGGGGGGCTCTGGCAGCGTCTGCGGGCGGCACGGGTGTCGCAACGCGATCGACGGCAATTGCGGCGTGTGCTGAAACGCGAACGCGCGCTGGTATCGGCGTCCGCGCAGGTGTCGTCGCCACCCGCCGGCGCGCGTGACGACGACAAGCGACGGGATGCCCCGCTTCGGAAGTCTCAAGTCGCCTTCGTCGCGCGCGATAATCTGCTGAACCGCCGAGCCATCGAGCGTGCCTATCTGCAGGCGATCCGGCAGGCACGACATCGTGTGCTGCTGGCGACGCCGTATTTCACGCCCGGTCGCCGTTTGCGACGGGCGTTGATCCAGGCGGCGCAGCGTGGGCTGGATGTCCGGCTGCTGATCGGTCGCAAGGAATTCGCGCTGTTGGATTGGGCGGTGCCCTCGCTGTACGGCGCTTTTCTGAAGGCAGGCGTGCGTATTGCGGAATACGATCAGGCGATGCTGCATGGCAAGGTCGCCGTCGTCGACGACGCATGGGCGACCGTCGGCTCGTCGAATCTGGATGCCTTGAGCCTGTTTTTGAATCACGAGGCCAATGTCGTGCTGCTGCATGACCCGCTCGCCGTGAGACTGCGCGAGGCGATCGAAAAAGCGTTCGATGCGTCGCGCCGGATCGACCCGGCGCGCTATGCGGCGCGTGGCTGGATGACACGGGCGCTGAACGGCGCCGCGTATCTGGTTTATCGTTTCATGATGCGATTACTGACCGCGGGCCGTTTCGACTGA
- the ubiB gene encoding ubiquinone biosynthesis regulatory protein kinase UbiB, whose protein sequence is MRTFRLWKIIFTLIRFGLDEVVLSGFPQRRIRLLVRLMTIGRRLHAPRGERLRLALESLGPIFVKFGQMLSTRRDLLPADIANELAKLQDQVPPFDSDVAVALIERALGRRIEDMYDEFERVPVASASIAQVHFAKLKAGEHAGKPVAIKVLRPGMLPVLESDLALMGDVARMAERFWADGRRLRPREVVAEFNKYLHDELDLMREAANGSQLRRNFASTDLLMVPEMYWDYCSATVLTMERMVGVPISQIERLRAANVDIPRLAREGVEIFFTQVFRDGFFHADMHPGNIQVSLDPDSFGRYIALDFGIIGTLSDFDKNYLAQNLLAFFKRDYHRVAMLHVESGWVPAKTRVEELEGAIRAVCEPYFDKALKDISLGQVLMRLFQTSRRFQVEIQPQLVLLQKTLLNVEGLGRDLDPELDLWQTAKPYLEKWMINQIGWRGWYDRLKVEAPQWSKTLPQVPRLVHAMLSEHGRLRQGGQADELMLTLIREQQRTNRLLRGVIVFGVAVGVGIALTKIWLASTFGIL, encoded by the coding sequence ATGCGTACCTTCCGGTTATGGAAGATCATTTTCACTCTGATCCGTTTTGGCCTGGACGAGGTCGTGTTGTCAGGCTTCCCGCAACGCCGTATCCGGCTGCTGGTCCGTCTGATGACGATCGGCCGCCGGCTCCATGCCCCGCGCGGTGAACGTCTGCGGCTCGCGCTGGAAAGCCTGGGCCCGATTTTCGTCAAGTTCGGTCAGATGTTGTCGACGCGACGCGATCTCCTGCCCGCCGACATCGCCAATGAATTGGCGAAATTGCAGGATCAGGTGCCGCCTTTCGATTCCGACGTCGCCGTCGCCTTGATCGAACGTGCGCTCGGGCGTCGTATCGAAGACATGTATGACGAATTCGAACGCGTGCCGGTCGCCAGCGCCTCCATTGCGCAGGTGCACTTCGCCAAGTTGAAAGCCGGCGAGCATGCCGGCAAGCCCGTCGCCATCAAGGTGCTGCGCCCGGGCATGCTGCCGGTGCTCGAAAGCGATCTGGCGCTGATGGGCGATGTGGCACGGATGGCGGAGCGGTTCTGGGCCGATGGTCGACGGCTGCGTCCGCGCGAGGTCGTGGCGGAATTCAACAAATACCTGCACGACGAGCTGGACCTGATGCGGGAAGCGGCGAACGGCAGCCAGTTGCGGCGGAATTTCGCCTCGACGGACCTGCTGATGGTGCCGGAGATGTATTGGGATTACTGCTCGGCGACGGTGTTGACGATGGAACGGATGGTCGGGGTGCCGATCAGTCAGATCGAACGTCTGCGCGCCGCCAATGTCGATATCCCCCGCCTCGCGCGCGAGGGTGTCGAGATTTTCTTCACGCAGGTGTTCCGCGACGGCTTCTTCCACGCCGACATGCATCCGGGGAATATTCAGGTCAGCCTGGATCCGGATTCGTTCGGCCGCTATATCGCATTGGACTTCGGCATCATCGGTACGCTGTCGGATTTCGATAAGAATTATCTCGCGCAGAACCTGCTGGCCTTCTTCAAGCGCGACTACCATCGCGTCGCGATGCTGCACGTCGAGTCGGGCTGGGTGCCGGCGAAGACGCGTGTCGAGGAGTTGGAAGGGGCAATCCGCGCGGTGTGCGAGCCGTATTTCGATAAGGCGCTCAAGGACATCTCGCTGGGACAGGTGCTGATGCGCTTGTTCCAGACGTCGCGCCGCTTCCAGGTCGAGATCCAGCCGCAATTGGTGCTCCTCCAGAAGACCTTGTTGAATGTAGAAGGGCTGGGGCGCGATCTCGATCCGGAGCTGGATCTCTGGCAGACGGCCAAGCCGTATCTCGAAAAGTGGATGATCAATCAGATCGGCTGGCGTGGCTGGTACGATCGCCTGAAGGTGGAAGCGCCGCAGTGGAGCAAGACGTTGCCGCAGGTGCCGCGGCTGGTCCACGCGATGCTCAGCGAGCATGGCCGGCTCCGGCAAGGCGGTCAGGCCGACGAGCTGATGCTGACGTTGATCCGGGAGCAGCAGCGTACCAATCGCCTGCTGCGCGGCGTGATCGTGTTCGGCGTGGCGGTGGGCGTGGGCATTGCGCTGACCAAGATCTGGCTGGCCAGCACCTTCGGGATCCTCTGA
- the aspS gene encoding aspartate--tRNA ligase: MTTSMRTEYCGRVAEHLLGQTVSLCGWVSRRRDHGGVIFIDLRDREGLVQVVCDPDRAEMFKVAEGVRNEFCVQVKGLVRSRPDGTENAGLTSGKIEVLCHELTVLNASVTPPFQLDDDNLSETTRLTHRVLDLRRPQMQHNLRLRYRVAMEVRNHLDRLGFIDIETPMLTKSTPEGARDYLVPSRTNPGQFFALPQSPQLFKQLLMVSGYDRYYQITKCFRDEDLRADRQPEFTQIDCETSFLSEQEIRDLFEVMIRNVFKNTIDVSLAETFPVMAYSEAMQRFGSDKPDLRVKLEFTELTDAMTDVSFNVFSNPANSKDGRVAALRVPGGAALSRGDIDAYGEFVKIYGAKGLAWIKVNDLAAGRDGLQSPIVKNLHDAAVAAILERSGAQNGDILFFGADRAKVVNDALGALRLKIGHSEFGKKTGLFEAGWRPLWVVDFPMFEYDDDNGRWTACHHPFTSPKDEHLDYLETDPGRCLAKAYDMVLNGWEIGGGSVRIYREDVQSKVFRALKIDAEEAQVKFGFLLDALQYGAPPHGGIAFGLDRIITMMAGADSIRDVIAFPKTQRAQDLLTQAPSEVDEKQLRELHIRLRQEQKPA, translated from the coding sequence ATGACCACTTCGATGAGAACCGAATATTGCGGCCGGGTGGCCGAGCATCTGCTGGGGCAAACGGTGTCCCTGTGCGGCTGGGTCAGCCGCCGCCGGGACCACGGCGGCGTGATCTTCATCGATCTGCGTGACCGTGAAGGTCTGGTCCAGGTCGTGTGCGATCCGGATCGTGCGGAGATGTTCAAGGTCGCCGAAGGCGTCCGCAATGAATTCTGCGTTCAGGTGAAGGGTCTCGTGCGTTCGCGTCCGGACGGCACCGAAAATGCCGGCCTGACCAGCGGCAAGATCGAAGTCCTGTGCCACGAACTGACGGTGCTGAACGCATCGGTGACGCCGCCGTTCCAGCTGGACGACGACAACCTGTCGGAAACCACGCGCCTGACGCATCGGGTCCTCGACCTGCGTCGTCCGCAGATGCAGCACAATCTGCGTCTGCGCTATCGCGTCGCGATGGAAGTGCGTAACCACTTGGACCGCCTCGGTTTCATCGACATCGAAACGCCGATGCTCACCAAGAGCACGCCGGAAGGCGCGCGCGACTATCTGGTGCCGTCGCGTACCAATCCCGGCCAGTTCTTCGCCTTGCCGCAGTCGCCGCAATTGTTCAAGCAATTGCTGATGGTGTCGGGTTACGACCGCTACTACCAGATCACCAAGTGCTTCCGCGACGAAGATCTGCGCGCCGACCGTCAGCCGGAATTCACGCAGATCGACTGCGAAACCTCGTTCCTGTCGGAACAGGAAATCCGCGATCTGTTCGAAGTGATGATCCGCAACGTGTTCAAGAACACGATTGACGTCTCGCTCGCCGAAACCTTCCCGGTGATGGCGTACTCGGAAGCCATGCAGCGTTTCGGATCGGACAAGCCCGATCTGCGCGTCAAGCTCGAGTTCACGGAACTGACCGACGCGATGACGGATGTCAGCTTCAACGTGTTCAGCAACCCGGCCAACTCGAAGGACGGCCGCGTGGCCGCGCTGCGCGTCCCGGGCGGTGCTGCCTTGTCGCGTGGCGATATCGATGCCTATGGCGAATTCGTCAAGATTTACGGCGCGAAGGGCCTGGCCTGGATCAAGGTCAACGATCTGGCCGCCGGCCGTGACGGCCTGCAAAGCCCGATCGTCAAGAACCTGCACGATGCCGCCGTCGCCGCGATCCTGGAGCGCAGTGGCGCGCAGAACGGCGACATCCTGTTCTTCGGCGCGGACCGTGCCAAGGTCGTCAACGACGCGCTGGGCGCGCTGCGTCTGAAGATCGGGCACTCGGAGTTCGGCAAGAAGACGGGCCTGTTCGAAGCCGGCTGGCGTCCGCTGTGGGTCGTCGACTTCCCGATGTTCGAGTACGACGACGACAACGGCCGTTGGACCGCCTGCCACCACCCGTTCACGAGCCCGAAGGACGAGCATCTGGACTACCTGGAAACGGACCCGGGTCGTTGCCTGGCGAAGGCCTACGACATGGTGCTCAATGGCTGGGAAATCGGCGGCGGATCGGTTCGGATCTATCGCGAGGACGTGCAGAGCAAGGTGTTCCGCGCGCTGAAGATCGATGCGGAAGAAGCGCAGGTGAAGTTCGGCTTCCTGCTGGACGCGCTGCAGTACGGCGCGCCGCCGCACGGCGGTATCGCCTTCGGCCTCGACCGGATCATCACGATGATGGCTGGTGCGGACTCGATCCGCGACGTCATCGCCTTCCCGAAGACGCAACGTGCGCAGGATCTGCTGACCCAGGCGCCGAGCGAAGTCGACGAGAAGCAACTGCGCGAGCTGCATATCCGTTTGCGCCAAGAGCAGAAGCCGGCCTGA
- a CDS encoding DUF502 domain-containing protein translates to MTTKKTLKTYFLTGLLVLVPLAITLWVLGLVIGTMDQTLLLLPESWQPDTWLGVHVPGIGAVLTLAFIFVVGLLTQNFIGQTLVKWWDWLLRHIPIVGPLYTSIKQVSDTLLSSSGNAFRKALLIEYPRKGSYTIAFLTGVPGGDVAEQLNGDHVSVYVPTTPNPTSGFFLIVPRAEVVELDMSVDAALKYIVSMGVVSPVSPPRRVPEPTLEALAAAAATKQAATATAPSRNPSGGPGGDSITAQDAAGTNHATRGD, encoded by the coding sequence ATGACGACGAAGAAAACGCTGAAAACCTACTTTTTGACCGGCTTGCTGGTCCTGGTGCCGCTGGCGATCACGCTGTGGGTGCTGGGCCTGGTGATCGGCACGATGGACCAGACGTTGCTGCTGCTACCCGAATCGTGGCAGCCCGACACCTGGCTCGGCGTGCACGTGCCGGGCATCGGAGCGGTACTGACGCTGGCGTTCATCTTCGTCGTGGGTCTGCTGACGCAGAATTTCATCGGCCAGACGCTGGTCAAATGGTGGGATTGGCTGCTTCGGCATATTCCGATCGTCGGGCCGCTATACACGAGCATCAAGCAGGTTTCGGATACCTTGTTGTCGAGCAGCGGCAATGCCTTTCGCAAAGCGCTGCTGATCGAGTATCCCCGCAAGGGGTCCTACACGATCGCCTTCCTGACCGGCGTGCCGGGCGGGGATGTGGCCGAGCAGCTCAATGGCGATCACGTGAGCGTGTATGTGCCCACTACGCCGAATCCGACGTCGGGCTTCTTCCTCATCGTGCCGCGCGCGGAAGTGGTCGAACTGGATATGTCGGTGGACGCGGCATTGAAATACATCGTGTCGATGGGTGTGGTGTCGCCGGTATCGCCGCCGCGGCGTGTGCCGGAGCCGACACTGGAGGCACTGGCCGCGGCAGCTGCCACCAAGCAGGCGGCAACCGCGACTGCCCCATCGCGCAACCCGTCAGGCGGGCCGGGCGGTGACAGCATCACCGCGCAAGACGCGGCGGGAACGAATCACGCGACGCGTGGCGACTGA
- a CDS encoding 3-hydroxyacyl-CoA dehydrogenase/enoyl-CoA hydratase family protein, which yields MASQWRVRKVAVLGAGVMGAQIAAHLVNARIPVVLFDLATKADAGAKAAPRSAIALQAIERLKKLKPAPLGNPADAAYLQAANYEDDLGLLADCDLVIEAIAERLDWKHDLYRKVAPALGAQTIFASNTSGLSIASLAQGLDGAAASLAERFCGVHFFNPPRYMHLVELIATPSTRPDILEALETFLTGVVGKGVVHAKDTPNFIANRVGVFSILAVIARAAQYKLSFDLVDDLTGSRLGRAKSATFRTADVVGLDTMGHVIKTMQDGLPDDPFAAHYATPPVLRALVERGALGQKSGAGFYKKVGKDILVLDADKAASGVDGNAAYQASGAKASDEIKQILKLKPVERFAALREAASRNDAQAQFLWSIFSDVFHYVAVHLETVADNARDVDFAIRWGFGWNEGPFELWQAAGWRQVAEWVRDDIAAGKSLSSAPLPAWVFDGPVDANGGVHSPDGSWSPSQKRFVPRSELPIYARQIFPARVFGTQRDTNADPTQRGTTVFENAGARLWVDDVAAADGSVNADVLILSFRSKMNTIGPDVLDAIRRGVALAEESYRGLVIWQPTSLTLGTPGGPFSAGADLASAMPKFMLGGAAGVEPFIAEFQQTMQCVKYAQVPVVVALSGIALGGGCELTLHAARRVAHVETYLGLVEIGVGVVPAGGGLKEAAIAAARVAGQFDSKRYLDFLTPRFKYAATAQVSASAHEALQMGYLQPSDPIVFNVHDLLGAGIREARALSLSGYRPPLPNGLIPVAGRSAAATIRSQLVNMRDGGFISAHDAEIATRIADIICGGDVDPGTLVSEQWLLDLERRAFVELLGTQKTQERIAGLLQGGKPPRN from the coding sequence GTGGCGTCGCAATGGCGCGTGCGCAAGGTCGCTGTCCTGGGTGCGGGCGTGATGGGCGCACAGATCGCCGCCCATCTGGTCAACGCGCGGATTCCTGTCGTGCTGTTCGATCTTGCAACCAAAGCGGACGCGGGCGCCAAGGCGGCGCCGCGCAGCGCCATCGCCTTGCAGGCGATCGAACGCTTGAAGAAGCTGAAGCCGGCGCCACTCGGAAATCCGGCGGACGCGGCCTATCTGCAAGCGGCGAACTACGAGGACGATCTCGGTTTGCTGGCCGACTGCGATCTGGTGATCGAAGCCATCGCGGAACGGTTGGATTGGAAGCACGATCTCTATCGCAAGGTCGCGCCGGCCCTCGGTGCGCAAACGATCTTCGCGTCGAATACGTCGGGTTTGTCGATTGCGTCGTTGGCGCAGGGACTCGACGGCGCAGCGGCCTCTTTGGCCGAGCGCTTCTGCGGCGTCCACTTTTTCAATCCGCCGCGCTATATGCATCTGGTGGAGTTGATCGCGACGCCGTCGACACGCCCCGATATTCTCGAAGCGTTGGAGACCTTCCTGACCGGTGTCGTCGGCAAGGGTGTCGTGCATGCCAAGGACACGCCGAACTTCATTGCGAATCGCGTCGGGGTGTTTTCAATCCTGGCCGTGATCGCACGCGCGGCGCAATACAAGCTGTCCTTCGATCTGGTCGACGATCTGACGGGTAGCCGTCTCGGCCGCGCGAAGTCGGCGACCTTCCGTACCGCCGATGTCGTCGGTTTGGACACGATGGGGCATGTGATCAAGACGATGCAGGATGGCCTGCCCGACGATCCTTTTGCCGCCCACTACGCCACGCCGCCGGTACTGCGTGCCCTGGTTGAACGCGGCGCGCTCGGTCAGAAGAGTGGCGCCGGCTTCTACAAGAAGGTGGGCAAGGACATCCTGGTGCTCGATGCCGATAAGGCGGCATCGGGTGTCGACGGCAATGCCGCCTATCAGGCGTCGGGTGCGAAGGCGAGCGACGAGATCAAGCAGATCCTGAAGCTGAAGCCGGTCGAGCGTTTCGCCGCACTGCGCGAGGCGGCATCGCGGAACGATGCGCAGGCGCAATTCCTGTGGTCTATTTTCAGCGACGTGTTCCACTACGTCGCGGTCCATCTGGAGACAGTCGCCGATAATGCCCGCGACGTCGATTTCGCGATCCGCTGGGGCTTTGGCTGGAACGAAGGCCCGTTCGAACTGTGGCAGGCCGCCGGCTGGCGTCAGGTCGCGGAGTGGGTGCGTGACGATATCGCCGCAGGCAAGTCCTTGTCGTCGGCGCCGCTGCCGGCCTGGGTCTTCGACGGCCCGGTCGACGCGAACGGTGGCGTGCATTCCCCGGACGGCTCGTGGTCGCCGTCGCAGAAGCGCTTCGTCCCGCGTAGCGAGTTGCCGATCTATGCGCGGCAGATCTTCCCGGCGCGTGTTTTCGGCACGCAGCGTGATACGAATGCCGATCCGACACAACGCGGGACGACGGTCTTCGAAAATGCCGGTGCACGACTCTGGGTCGACGACGTCGCCGCTGCCGACGGCAGTGTCAACGCCGATGTCCTGATCCTGTCGTTCCGTTCCAAGATGAACACCATCGGACCGGATGTGCTGGATGCGATCCGGCGCGGCGTCGCGCTGGCCGAAGAAAGTTATCGTGGCCTGGTGATCTGGCAACCGACGTCGTTGACGCTGGGTACGCCGGGCGGCCCGTTCTCGGCCGGCGCGGATCTCGCGTCGGCGATGCCGAAGTTCATGCTGGGCGGGGCTGCCGGTGTCGAGCCCTTTATCGCCGAATTCCAGCAAACGATGCAGTGCGTGAAATACGCGCAGGTGCCGGTGGTGGTGGCGCTGTCGGGTATCGCACTGGGCGGCGGTTGCGAGCTGACCCTGCATGCGGCGCGCCGTGTCGCGCATGTCGAGACCTATCTGGGCTTGGTCGAGATTGGCGTTGGCGTGGTGCCGGCCGGTGGCGGTTTGAAGGAAGCGGCCATTGCGGCGGCGCGCGTGGCGGGTCAGTTCGACAGCAAGCGCTATCTCGACTTCCTGACGCCGCGCTTCAAATATGCGGCCACGGCGCAGGTGTCGGCTTCCGCGCATGAAGCGTTGCAGATGGGCTATCTGCAACCGTCGGATCCGATCGTCTTCAATGTGCACGATCTGCTGGGGGCCGGTATTCGCGAGGCCAGGGCGTTGTCCTTATCTGGCTATCGACCGCCATTGCCGAATGGCCTGATCCCGGTAGCCGGCCGTTCCGCTGCGGCGACGATCCGTTCGCAACTGGTGAATATGCGCGATGGCGGCTTCATTTCCGCACACGATGCGGAGATCGCGACGCGTATCGCGGACATTATCTGCGGTGGCGATGTCGATCCGGGCACGCTGGTCAGCGAGCAATGGCTGCTGGATCTGGAGCGCCGCGCCTTTGTCGAACTGCTGGGTACGCAGAAGACGCAGGAACGGATTGCCGGGCTGCTGCAGGGCGGCAAGCCGCCGCGAAACTAA
- a CDS encoding TetR/AcrR family transcriptional regulator, giving the protein MRKGEQTRSKILDAALQMASREGLEGLTIGSLAERMSMSKSGVFAHFGSREDLQVAVVQEYHRRFEQDVFFPSLEAVRGLPRLRAMVFAWVDKRIKEEISTGCILISGPIEYDDRAADSPVRQQLEHSVISWRQALETAILQSQEEGHLRKDVDPQMMLFELYSLTLGVHHDARFLRLPNAIPFARAALEKLIVSYQA; this is encoded by the coding sequence ATGCGCAAAGGTGAGCAGACGCGGTCGAAAATTCTGGACGCCGCGCTCCAGATGGCCAGCCGGGAGGGACTGGAGGGTTTGACCATCGGTTCGCTGGCCGAGCGGATGAGTATGAGCAAGAGCGGCGTATTCGCCCACTTCGGCTCGCGTGAGGACTTGCAGGTGGCGGTGGTGCAGGAATACCACCGGCGCTTCGAGCAGGATGTGTTTTTTCCCAGCCTGGAGGCCGTGCGCGGCCTGCCACGGCTGCGGGCGATGGTTTTCGCCTGGGTCGACAAGCGGATCAAGGAAGAGATCTCGACCGGTTGTATTTTGATCAGCGGACCGATCGAATATGACGACCGCGCCGCCGACAGTCCGGTGCGCCAGCAGCTCGAGCACAGCGTGATCAGTTGGCGCCAGGCACTGGAGACGGCAATCCTGCAATCGCAGGAAGAAGGGCATCTGCGAAAGGATGTCGATCCGCAGATGATGTTGTTCGAGTTGTATAGCTTGACGCTGGGCGTGCATCACGACGCCCGGTTCCTGCGGCTTCCGAATGCGATTCCGTTTGCACGGGCCGCGCTCGAGAAGCTGATCGTTTCGTATCAGGCATAG
- the nudB gene encoding dihydroneopterin triphosphate diphosphatase codes for MVQTGRPPKIPESVLVVIHTPLPDIEVLVIERTDFPGFWQSVTGSKDHLDEAISETAMRELAEETGIVVGSARVPRRALHDWQHAITYEIYPVWRHRYAPGVTTNTEHWFSVEVPRDIPIVLSPREHTAHAWLSLHDAAARCTSPSNAAAILALPDRLAGR; via the coding sequence ATGGTGCAGACCGGACGTCCGCCGAAGATTCCCGAGTCGGTACTGGTGGTGATTCATACGCCGCTACCGGATATCGAAGTGCTCGTAATCGAACGCACCGACTTTCCCGGCTTCTGGCAATCGGTCACCGGCTCCAAGGACCACCTCGACGAAGCGATCTCCGAGACCGCGATGCGCGAGCTGGCCGAGGAGACTGGCATCGTCGTCGGCAGCGCGCGCGTGCCGCGTCGTGCGTTGCATGACTGGCAGCACGCCATCACCTATGAAATCTATCCCGTCTGGCGGCATCGCTATGCCCCGGGCGTGACGACGAACACCGAACATTGGTTCAGTGTCGAAGTGCCGCGCGATATCCCCATCGTCCTCTCGCCACGAGAGCACACTGCCCACGCCTGGCTGTCCCTGCACGACGCAGCGGCCCGGTGCACCTCCCCCTCCAATGCCGCAGCCATCCTCGCGCTCCCCGATCGACTCGCCGGGCGCTGA
- a CDS encoding FmdB family zinc ribbon protein, producing the protein MPIYAYRCESCGFQKDVLRKMSDPPLTDCPSCGKSTFQKQVTAAGFQLKGSGWYVTDFRDNGNKGASSTTTPSSGSDGAGTPSGGNAESGGSGSSGGEAKPAAPAAAPAAASTPAPPAAPAGGGSNAS; encoded by the coding sequence ATGCCGATCTACGCGTACCGCTGTGAATCCTGCGGTTTCCAGAAAGATGTCCTGCGCAAGATGTCGGACCCGCCGCTGACGGATTGTCCGAGCTGCGGCAAGTCGACCTTCCAGAAACAAGTCACTGCCGCCGGCTTTCAATTGAAAGGTTCGGGTTGGTATGTGACGGATTTCCGCGACAACGGCAATAAGGGCGCCAGCAGCACGACGACACCGTCGAGCGGCTCGGATGGCGCCGGCACGCCGTCGGGCGGTAACGCCGAGAGCGGCGGCAGCGGCTCCTCGGGCGGCGAGGCCAAGCCGGCGGCCCCGGCAGCGGCGCCGGCTGCGGCATCGACGCCGGCACCCCCCGCGGCACCGGCTGGCGGCGGATCGAACGCATCCTGA